A portion of the Meleagris gallopavo isolate NT-WF06-2002-E0010 breed Aviagen turkey brand Nicholas breeding stock chromosome 16, Turkey_5.1, whole genome shotgun sequence genome contains these proteins:
- the JPT2 gene encoding jupiter microtubule associated homolog 2: protein MEQRPLPLWAPRATASLPVWVLKPPGGGSSNLFGSAEEVSSSSKPHRMASNIFGASEEPQNLPKRTNPPGGKESGIFEDSGAAQPRPRMNPPGGKTSDIFGSPVSTSVVRAHPNKPKDHIVLKEDETPKKPEAAENNKPQLEDGGEKKDVGKEERCKEPEPKIDNHEPRLGPRPRSHNKVLNPPGGKSSIAFY from the exons ggtaCTGAAGCCCCCTGGAGGAGGGTCCAGTAATCTCTTCGGAAGTGCAGAAGAAGTTTCTTCTTCCAGCAAGCCACACCGAATGGCATCCAATATCTTTGGAGCATCAGAAGAACCACAGAATCTTCCGAAAAGAACAAACCCTCCAG ggggaaaagaaagtggtatttttgaGGATTCTGGTGCTGCTCAGCCTCGTCCACGTATGAATCCACCTGGTGGGAAGACAAGTGATATCTTTGGCTCTCCAGTATCTACCAGCGTTGTGCGAGCACACCCAAACAAGCCTAAG GATCACATCGTCTTGAAGGAAGATGAAACACCAAAGAAGCCAGAAG ctgcagaaaataaCAAACCACAGCTGGAAGATGGTGGTGAGAAAAAAGATGTGGGCAAGGAGGAGCGATGCAAGGAGCCAGAACCCAAGATAGACAATCATGAGCCCAGATTAGGGCCGAGGCCACGCTCACACAACAAAGTTCTGAATCCCCCGGGTGGAAAATCTAGCATTGCGTTCTATTAG